The following proteins are co-located in the Myxococcus fulvus genome:
- a CDS encoding cation-translocating P-type ATPase: MVVFLIDGRAAPASVARHSVASRRLRLVVPGLLGDRHLGRRLERTFHTWPGIEEVKAEHRSGRVLVRYGPDAPLLTRLKETPEDAGPAVARERRPAPASRDEVAWHALSVDEVLHRSGTDAHGLSGREAAARLRRQGANLVAGVPPRSRWSLLRAQVATVPMGLLMGSAAASALAGDVLESTAILAVVGLNAGIGYRIERRNESLLASWQKLEAGQAQVLRDGVLQSVPAADLVVGDVLLVRAGDVLPADARVLEAHRLSVDEAPLTGESEPQAKGAEPVDDDAPLAERPCMLHAGTVVASGHGRAVVVATGGNMALARVRKLVEETASPPTPLSRKLERLDKRVALFSVGAAAMSGVVGLARGRPMGQVLRGAVALGVAALPEGLPIVATAALVRSMQRLHARGMVVRRVSSAEALGGVTVICTDKTGTLTRNDMCLEVLDVGTGPVDLSSLRAKPKAVLEDAPTLALAAALLNSDVDVHRNGHEVVIAGSSTERALVSAAHAAGLDGAALRKAFPRRRLLERTNGIHYVVSLHDAPGGGVAFIKGAPEQVVRLCSRDSKGPLGPKGHERLLERNRALARDGLRVLALGWRRVDAKHKGAPEGEYTFVGFMGLRDPLREGAEETLRQSRVAGIRTILLTGDQRHTAEAVAREVGLRGETLTGRELTERLAGDWGGDWLDRVAVLARVAPEDKMSLVRALRARGEVVAMAGDGINDAPALKAADVGVAVGARSSDMARQMADIVMAGEDLRGILHAVGEGRIVQDNLRRALRFLFATNLSEMALVVGASLVGSREPLAPMQLLWLNLLTDTLPGLALALEPGDADILDRPPAPPDAPLLTRDMSRRVVRDALLLAGVGAAGLVLGGPPLAFGMLTAAQLGYASVCRAPRTGVRGRSLDSGRFTLWVGGAVAMQALALTVPPLRAVLGLPTPSWLTLGGVTAGLVLPGALHAVSRRIPRGAAHRRSFLIPAFAEVSP, from the coding sequence ATGGTGGTGTTCCTCATCGATGGGAGGGCGGCGCCCGCGAGCGTGGCTCGGCACTCCGTGGCCTCGCGCCGGCTCCGGCTGGTGGTGCCGGGGCTCTTGGGTGACCGCCACCTGGGACGTCGCTTGGAGCGCACGTTCCACACCTGGCCCGGCATCGAGGAGGTGAAGGCGGAGCATCGCAGCGGCCGGGTGTTGGTGCGCTACGGCCCTGACGCTCCGCTGCTCACGCGCTTGAAGGAGACCCCCGAGGACGCCGGGCCCGCTGTCGCGCGCGAGCGGCGTCCCGCGCCGGCGTCTCGTGACGAGGTGGCGTGGCACGCGCTGAGCGTGGACGAGGTGCTGCATCGGAGCGGGACGGACGCGCATGGACTGTCCGGAAGAGAGGCCGCGGCTCGGCTGCGACGTCAGGGGGCGAACCTGGTGGCGGGGGTGCCGCCGCGCTCGCGGTGGTCGCTGCTGCGCGCGCAGGTGGCCACCGTGCCCATGGGGTTGTTGATGGGCTCGGCGGCGGCGTCCGCGCTCGCGGGGGACGTGCTGGAGTCGACGGCCATCCTCGCGGTGGTGGGCCTCAACGCGGGCATCGGCTACCGCATCGAGCGGCGCAACGAGTCGCTCCTCGCCTCCTGGCAGAAGCTGGAGGCGGGGCAGGCGCAGGTGCTGCGCGACGGTGTCCTCCAGTCCGTGCCCGCGGCGGACCTGGTGGTGGGGGACGTGCTGCTCGTGCGCGCGGGAGATGTGCTCCCCGCGGACGCGCGCGTGCTGGAGGCGCACCGGCTCAGCGTGGACGAGGCGCCCCTCACCGGTGAGAGCGAGCCGCAGGCCAAGGGGGCGGAGCCAGTGGACGATGACGCGCCGCTGGCCGAGCGCCCCTGCATGCTCCACGCGGGCACGGTGGTGGCGTCGGGGCATGGGCGCGCCGTCGTCGTGGCCACGGGTGGGAACATGGCGCTGGCGCGGGTGCGCAAGCTCGTGGAGGAGACGGCCTCGCCGCCCACGCCGCTGTCGCGCAAGCTGGAGCGGCTCGACAAGCGCGTGGCGCTGTTCTCCGTGGGCGCCGCGGCGATGTCCGGTGTGGTGGGGCTCGCGCGGGGACGCCCGATGGGGCAGGTGCTGCGGGGCGCGGTGGCGCTGGGCGTGGCGGCGCTCCCAGAGGGGTTGCCCATCGTCGCCACCGCGGCGCTGGTGCGCTCGATGCAACGCCTGCACGCGCGCGGCATGGTGGTGCGTCGCGTGTCGTCGGCCGAGGCGCTGGGCGGCGTCACGGTGATTTGCACGGACAAGACGGGGACGCTCACGCGCAACGACATGTGCCTGGAGGTCCTGGACGTGGGCACGGGCCCCGTCGACCTCTCCTCCTTGCGCGCGAAGCCGAAGGCGGTGCTGGAGGATGCGCCGACGCTGGCGCTCGCGGCGGCGCTGCTCAACAGCGACGTGGACGTGCACCGCAACGGGCACGAGGTCGTCATCGCGGGCAGCTCCACCGAGCGCGCGCTGGTGTCCGCCGCGCACGCCGCGGGGCTGGATGGCGCGGCGCTGCGCAAGGCCTTCCCGCGACGTCGACTGCTGGAGCGCACGAATGGCATCCACTACGTGGTGAGCCTGCACGACGCGCCGGGCGGCGGCGTGGCGTTCATCAAGGGCGCGCCGGAGCAGGTGGTGCGGCTGTGCTCCCGCGATTCGAAAGGACCGCTGGGCCCGAAGGGGCACGAGCGTCTGCTCGAGCGCAACCGGGCGCTGGCTCGGGACGGCCTGCGGGTGCTCGCGCTGGGCTGGCGACGCGTGGACGCGAAGCACAAGGGCGCGCCGGAGGGTGAATACACCTTCGTGGGCTTCATGGGCCTGAGAGACCCGCTGCGCGAGGGGGCCGAGGAGACGCTGCGCCAGTCTCGCGTCGCGGGCATCCGCACCATCCTCCTCACCGGCGACCAGCGGCACACGGCCGAGGCCGTCGCCCGCGAGGTGGGCCTGCGAGGCGAGACGCTCACGGGCCGGGAGCTCACCGAGCGACTGGCCGGGGACTGGGGCGGGGACTGGCTGGACCGGGTGGCGGTGCTCGCGCGGGTAGCGCCCGAGGACAAGATGTCGCTGGTGCGAGCCCTGCGCGCGCGTGGCGAGGTGGTGGCCATGGCGGGCGACGGCATCAACGACGCGCCCGCGCTGAAAGCCGCGGACGTGGGCGTGGCGGTGGGTGCGCGCTCCAGTGACATGGCCCGGCAGATGGCGGACATCGTCATGGCGGGCGAGGACCTGCGCGGCATCCTCCACGCAGTGGGTGAGGGGCGCATCGTCCAGGACAACCTGCGCCGCGCCCTGCGCTTCCTCTTCGCCACCAACCTGTCGGAGATGGCGCTGGTGGTGGGTGCCTCGCTGGTGGGAAGCCGGGAGCCACTCGCTCCGATGCAGTTGCTCTGGCTCAACCTGCTGACGGACACCCTCCCGGGGCTCGCGCTGGCGCTGGAGCCAGGGGACGCGGACATCCTGGACCGACCTCCCGCGCCTCCCGACGCGCCGCTACTGACGCGCGACATGTCCCGCCGAGTGGTGCGCGATGCGCTGCTGCTGGCGGGCGTGGGCGCCGCGGGCCTGGTGCTGGGCGGACCGCCGCTGGCCTTCGGGATGCTCACCGCCGCGCAACTGGGTTACGCCTCGGTGTGCCGGGCGCCTCGCACCGGGGTCCGGGGGCGCTCGCTGGACTCCGGTCGCTTCACGCTGTGGGTGGGCGGCGCGGTGGCCATGCAGGCCCTGGCGCTCACCGTGCCCCCGCTGCGCGCCGTGCTGGGGCTGCCCACGCCGTCGTGGCTCACCCTCGGTGGGGTGACGGCGGGGCTGGTTCTGCCCGGGGCGCTCCACGCTGTCTCCCGCCGCATCCCCCGGGGCGCGGCGCATCGTCGTTCCTTCCTCATCCCCGCTTTCGCGGAGGTCTCCCCATGA
- a CDS encoding HMA2 domain-containing protein produces MSRFIYVVHVLPGRVRLRLPWLREHGSVANELAEGLLRIRGVDEVEVRPFTGSVLVLHDADALDLEDVLAMVRRLTGVELVVRQGEEPPEEEVLLEALSMGSDVALATSRFVKGLDVEVLRATGGKVDLGSLASLGFAVAGAAKVIATKKLPTPDWFNLAWWAFATFSGVERTAIGNTASPVRTGPRESPSVDDDVPTSEPS; encoded by the coding sequence GTGTCGCGCTTCATCTATGTGGTCCATGTCCTGCCCGGCCGCGTGCGGCTGAGGCTCCCGTGGCTGCGCGAGCATGGCTCGGTGGCCAACGAGCTCGCCGAGGGCCTCCTGCGCATCCGCGGCGTGGACGAGGTGGAGGTGCGCCCCTTCACCGGCAGCGTCCTGGTCCTCCACGACGCGGACGCGCTCGACCTCGAGGACGTGCTCGCGATGGTGCGCAGGCTCACGGGCGTGGAGCTCGTCGTGCGTCAGGGAGAGGAGCCGCCCGAGGAGGAGGTGTTGCTGGAGGCGCTGTCGATGGGCAGCGACGTGGCGCTCGCGACCAGCCGCTTCGTGAAGGGGCTGGACGTGGAGGTGCTCCGCGCCACGGGAGGCAAGGTGGACCTGGGCTCGCTCGCGTCGCTGGGCTTCGCGGTGGCGGGCGCGGCCAAGGTGATTGCGACGAAGAAGCTGCCCACGCCGGACTGGTTCAACCTGGCGTGGTGGGCCTTCGCCACCTTCTCCGGCGTGGAGCGCACCGCCATCGGCAACACGGCCTCGCCGGTGCGCACCGGGCCCCGGGAGTCACCGTCCGTCGACGATGACGTCCCGACGAGCGAGCCCTCCTAG
- the gndA gene encoding NADP-dependent phosphogluconate dehydrogenase produces the protein MSAAASAQTGAQFGVAGMGVMGAALALNIADHGFRVAVWDRHAERIDEMHQQHGHPSLTGFASLEDFVKGLERPRRILLMVTAGNAVDQMMERLFPLLSPGDVILDAGNSWFQDTRRREELCKSKGLHFLGVGVSGGEEGARHGPSIMPGGPPEAYALVKPVLEAIAARTDEGLCVTHVGPDGAGHFVKMVHNGIEYADMQLLAETYDVLRRGLGLSAEGVAELFTKWNQGIAESFLLETSIKVLRKKDAETGKPLVDLVLDKAGQKGTGKWTVQVALDLGVPVPSIASALDARNLSSMKDQRVAASHKLPGPAASLSAEEKADLAAWAHDALYAARVVTYAQGLRLIQAASDEYKWNISLAEMARIWRGGCIIRAKLLTPLREAFTKQPDLPNLLVSDAFAPVLEKLAPAWRKLVGTATKVGIPVPVFSASLAYLDSYRSPELPQNLTQAQRDAFGAHTYQRRDKPDAGFVHSDWNS, from the coding sequence ATGAGTGCGGCAGCGAGCGCCCAGACGGGCGCGCAGTTCGGCGTGGCGGGCATGGGAGTCATGGGCGCGGCCCTGGCCCTCAACATCGCGGACCATGGCTTCCGGGTGGCGGTGTGGGACCGGCATGCGGAGCGCATCGACGAGATGCACCAGCAGCACGGGCATCCGTCGCTGACGGGCTTCGCGTCGCTGGAGGACTTCGTGAAGGGGCTGGAGCGCCCCCGGCGAATCCTGCTGATGGTGACGGCGGGCAACGCGGTGGACCAGATGATGGAGCGGCTGTTCCCGCTCCTGTCGCCGGGCGACGTCATCCTGGACGCGGGCAACTCCTGGTTCCAGGACACGCGGCGTCGCGAGGAGCTGTGCAAGTCCAAGGGCCTGCACTTCCTGGGCGTGGGCGTGTCCGGCGGCGAGGAGGGCGCGCGCCACGGCCCGTCCATCATGCCCGGCGGTCCCCCGGAGGCGTATGCGCTGGTGAAGCCGGTGCTGGAGGCCATCGCCGCGCGCACGGACGAGGGCCTGTGTGTCACGCACGTGGGGCCGGATGGCGCGGGCCACTTCGTGAAGATGGTGCACAACGGCATCGAGTACGCGGACATGCAGCTGCTCGCGGAGACGTACGACGTGCTGCGCCGGGGCCTGGGGCTGTCGGCGGAGGGCGTGGCGGAGCTGTTCACGAAGTGGAACCAGGGCATCGCCGAGTCCTTCCTCCTGGAGACCAGCATCAAGGTGCTGCGCAAGAAGGACGCGGAGACGGGCAAGCCGCTGGTGGACCTGGTGCTGGACAAGGCCGGGCAGAAGGGCACGGGCAAGTGGACGGTGCAGGTAGCGCTCGATTTGGGCGTGCCGGTGCCCTCCATCGCCTCCGCGCTGGATGCGCGCAACCTGTCCTCGATGAAGGACCAGCGCGTGGCGGCGAGCCACAAGCTGCCGGGGCCCGCGGCCTCGCTGTCTGCGGAGGAGAAGGCGGACCTGGCGGCGTGGGCGCATGACGCGCTGTACGCGGCGCGGGTGGTGACGTACGCGCAGGGCCTGCGGCTCATCCAGGCGGCGTCGGACGAGTACAAGTGGAACATCTCCCTGGCGGAGATGGCGCGCATCTGGCGGGGCGGCTGCATCATCCGCGCGAAGCTGCTCACCCCGCTGCGCGAGGCCTTCACGAAGCAGCCGGACCTGCCCAACCTCCTGGTGTCGGACGCGTTCGCGCCGGTGCTCGAGAAGCTGGCGCCCGCGTGGCGCAAGCTGGTGGGCACGGCGACGAAGGTGGGCATCCCCGTCCCCGTGTTCAGCGCCTCGCTGGCGTACCTGGACAGCTACCGCAGCCCGGAGCTGCCGCAGAACCTCACCCAGGCCCAGCGCGACGCCTTCGGCGCGCACACGTACCAGCGCCGGGACAAGCCCGACGCCGGCTTCGTGCACAGCGACTGGAACAGCTAG
- the pgl gene encoding 6-phosphogluconolactonase — MSALPPRVVPPESLAREAAEWMGRALQTSLAMKRRASLALSGGSTPAPAYRELSRLTLPWERVDLYFVDERFVPPDHPDSNYHLVEEALVGPLRLSPSQVFRMEGEREDREAAAEDYEARLPDVLDVVLLGMGEDGHTASLFPGHPALEEQSRRVLSVVGPKPPPWRMTLTMPTLLSANAVLMLVAGAGKRQTVQRALGRDAALPAARVTNAQWMMDTAAAGR; from the coding sequence ATGAGCGCGCTCCCTCCGCGCGTCGTGCCCCCGGAGTCCCTGGCCCGCGAGGCCGCGGAGTGGATGGGCCGCGCGCTGCAGACCTCGCTGGCGATGAAGCGGCGGGCGAGCCTGGCCCTGTCCGGTGGAAGCACACCGGCGCCGGCGTACCGCGAGTTGTCGCGGCTGACGCTGCCGTGGGAGCGGGTGGACCTGTACTTCGTGGACGAGCGCTTCGTGCCGCCGGACCACCCGGACAGCAACTACCACCTGGTGGAGGAGGCGCTGGTGGGGCCGCTGCGGCTGTCACCCTCGCAGGTGTTCCGCATGGAGGGCGAGCGCGAGGACCGCGAGGCCGCGGCGGAGGACTACGAGGCGCGCCTGCCCGACGTGTTGGACGTGGTGCTGCTCGGCATGGGGGAGGACGGGCATACGGCCAGCCTCTTTCCCGGCCACCCGGCGCTGGAGGAGCAGAGCCGGCGCGTGTTGTCCGTCGTGGGCCCCAAGCCGCCGCCCTGGCGGATGACGCTCACGATGCCGACGCTGTTGTCGGCGAACGCGGTGCTGATGCTGGTGGCGGGCGCGGGGAAGCGACAGACGGTGCAGCGGGCGCTCGGGCGGGATGCCGCGCTTCCGGCGGCCCGGGTGACGAATGCGCAGTGGATGATGGACACCGCCGCCGCGGGACGGTGA
- the zwf gene encoding glucose-6-phosphate dehydrogenase — translation MDAQGLHIETHPREGDPLLRATRPDPCTVVLFGATGDLAQRKLFPALFELARANLLPDHFSVVAFSRSTLDNDAFRLHVKEGLKKFARTQPLDEATWQKFAPRLEGISGAYDDPAAFTRLREKLEQVSKQQGTQGNQLYYLATPASTFPQILHGLAEAGLLKREERPHQTPWHRLIIEKPFGRDLETARELNRELAAVLDEKQIFRIDHYLGKETVQNILVFRFANAIFEPLWNRNHIDHVEITAAEQIGVEGRGGFYDETGVIRDMVQNHLLQVLALCAMEPPVSFGAEDIRDEKNKVFRALRPVEGKEVARSVVAGQYEGYLGEKGVKPDSRTPTYVAMKLSVDSWRWEGVPFYLRAGKGLKKRLTEVSIHFRSVPIGLFSGEGATCQRLQPNVLTLRIQPQEGIALSFESKVPGEDVNIAGVTMDFNYAESFNKPVPEAYERLLLDCMRGNATLFARQDSVEQAWAYVTPILQALESGEGGTLHPYAPGSIGPQAASALLARDGRRWTLL, via the coding sequence ATGGACGCGCAGGGCCTGCACATCGAGACGCATCCCCGAGAGGGAGACCCGCTGCTCAGGGCAACGAGACCGGACCCCTGCACGGTGGTGCTGTTCGGCGCGACGGGGGACCTGGCGCAGCGCAAGCTGTTCCCCGCCCTCTTCGAGCTGGCCCGCGCCAACCTCCTGCCGGACCACTTCTCCGTCGTCGCCTTCAGTCGCTCCACCCTGGACAACGACGCCTTCCGTCTGCACGTGAAGGAGGGCCTGAAGAAGTTCGCGCGCACCCAGCCGCTCGACGAGGCCACGTGGCAGAAGTTCGCGCCGCGCCTGGAGGGCATCTCCGGCGCCTATGACGACCCGGCCGCCTTCACCCGCCTGCGCGAGAAGCTGGAGCAGGTGTCCAAGCAGCAGGGCACCCAGGGCAACCAGCTCTACTACCTGGCCACGCCCGCCTCCACCTTCCCTCAAATCCTGCACGGACTCGCCGAGGCGGGGCTGCTCAAGCGCGAGGAGCGGCCGCACCAGACGCCCTGGCACCGGCTCATCATCGAGAAGCCCTTCGGACGGGATTTGGAGACCGCCCGCGAGCTCAACCGCGAGCTGGCGGCGGTGCTCGACGAGAAGCAGATCTTCCGCATCGACCACTACCTGGGCAAGGAGACCGTCCAGAACATCCTGGTCTTCCGCTTCGCCAACGCCATCTTCGAGCCGCTGTGGAACCGCAACCACATCGACCACGTCGAAATCACGGCGGCCGAGCAGATTGGCGTGGAGGGCCGCGGCGGCTTCTACGACGAGACGGGCGTCATCCGGGACATGGTGCAGAACCACCTGCTCCAGGTGCTCGCGCTGTGCGCCATGGAGCCGCCGGTGTCCTTCGGCGCGGAGGACATCCGCGACGAGAAGAACAAGGTGTTCCGCGCGCTGCGTCCGGTGGAGGGCAAGGAGGTGGCGCGCTCCGTGGTCGCCGGTCAGTACGAGGGCTACCTCGGGGAGAAGGGCGTGAAGCCCGACTCGCGCACGCCCACGTACGTGGCCATGAAGCTGAGCGTGGACTCGTGGCGGTGGGAGGGCGTGCCCTTCTACCTGCGCGCCGGCAAGGGGTTGAAGAAGCGCCTGACGGAGGTGTCCATCCACTTCCGCTCGGTGCCCATCGGCCTGTTCTCCGGCGAGGGCGCCACCTGCCAGCGCCTGCAGCCCAACGTGCTCACGCTGCGCATCCAGCCCCAGGAGGGAATCGCCCTCTCCTTCGAGTCCAAGGTGCCCGGTGAGGACGTGAACATCGCGGGCGTCACCATGGACTTCAACTACGCGGAGAGTTTCAACAAGCCGGTGCCGGAGGCGTACGAGCGGCTGCTGCTCGACTGCATGCGCGGCAACGCCACGCTCTTCGCCAGGCAGGACAGCGTGGAGCAGGCGTGGGCGTACGTGACGCCCATCCTCCAGGCGCTCGAGTCCGGCGAGGGCGGGACGCTGCACCCCTACGCGCCCGGGAGCATCGGGCCGCAGGCGGCCTCCGCGCTGCTGGCCCGCGACGGTCGCCGGTGGACGCTGCTATGA
- a CDS encoding PAN domain-containing protein, protein MDDSGTRAQPIVAEQPDGVAEAVWRWYDDADFARASYASPVWVHPISENILCSATMVGPNFMLTAAHCGLVPDIVLRFVTYGEDRHAAMRTEDFACHALYSTWHSSDLALYHCPPDASGVSPGDKYGYVDFESRAPAVGDAVYSVWGNPLETPSPLLIDVRFLSKGVITSTTSEGPFTVDPALVRVNPATGLPDANTSRQRPIGISTNLWNNGGASGSSQLSVTSHRMVVGPLSTGHPDGRGRNALSIARYLVDGTVDGRDPASLDVANISALGVRASDYVGRIDKNANQLLDLQEDVERLRGENARDWYALDFGSERRNALWTLGTDPGIRVTFDTEGGTARVVKSLSGAYTQPVLTHSRLNLAAGTWRLSVRLDTSFADHPDAFWFGLRWRDSATGRWRSDGRWLWSPPRSGQATHAVEVTLPEAREAELMLGTDTRVTARVEGVNVVRSGAVMHLDTADRRLHWRDDARGGRGRVVPRGVDSATRTDWALRVKSDASLSNRQLALLGTRRYRLCFDHKQESSGLGGVMRVHSPGDERVQLAFNPGVDWKRECTGGFRPRTDDATLQFGVASGAGSYLVDNISIEDLPSFILAPGVDRPGLDLRDFDLPAADPVLCEDACASEPACAAYTYAAPGLRGEAARCQLKSGVSEARTLRGAHSGYRRP, encoded by the coding sequence GTGGACGATTCCGGGACGCGCGCGCAGCCCATCGTCGCCGAGCAACCGGACGGTGTCGCCGAGGCCGTGTGGCGCTGGTACGACGACGCTGATTTCGCGAGGGCCAGCTACGCGAGCCCCGTCTGGGTCCACCCCATCAGTGAGAACATCCTCTGCTCCGCGACGATGGTGGGCCCCAACTTCATGCTCACCGCGGCCCACTGCGGCCTGGTGCCCGACATCGTCCTGCGCTTCGTGACGTATGGCGAGGACCGGCACGCGGCCATGCGCACCGAGGACTTCGCCTGCCACGCGCTCTATTCCACGTGGCACAGCTCCGACCTGGCGCTCTACCACTGCCCGCCGGATGCCTCGGGCGTGAGTCCGGGGGACAAGTACGGTTACGTCGACTTCGAGTCGCGCGCGCCCGCCGTCGGGGATGCCGTGTACTCCGTCTGGGGCAATCCGCTCGAGACCCCGAGCCCATTGCTCATCGACGTCCGCTTCCTGTCGAAGGGCGTCATCACCTCGACGACGAGCGAGGGCCCGTTCACGGTGGACCCTGCGCTCGTCCGGGTGAATCCGGCCACGGGCCTGCCGGACGCCAACACGAGTCGTCAGCGGCCCATCGGCATCAGCACGAACCTCTGGAACAACGGTGGCGCCAGCGGCTCGAGTCAGCTCAGCGTGACGTCCCACCGGATGGTGGTGGGACCGCTGTCCACCGGCCATCCCGATGGGCGTGGGCGCAACGCGCTGTCCATCGCGCGCTACCTGGTGGATGGCACCGTGGACGGACGCGACCCGGCGAGTCTTGATGTCGCGAACATCTCCGCGCTGGGGGTGCGGGCCAGCGACTACGTGGGCCGCATCGACAAGAACGCGAACCAGCTCCTCGACCTCCAGGAGGACGTGGAGCGACTGCGTGGGGAGAATGCGCGGGACTGGTATGCGCTCGACTTCGGGAGCGAGCGGCGCAACGCGCTGTGGACGCTCGGGACGGACCCCGGCATCCGCGTGACGTTCGATACCGAGGGCGGCACGGCTCGCGTGGTGAAGTCACTCTCGGGCGCTTACACCCAGCCCGTGCTGACGCACTCGAGGCTGAACCTCGCGGCGGGGACGTGGCGGCTCTCGGTGCGGCTCGACACGTCGTTCGCGGACCACCCGGATGCCTTCTGGTTCGGGCTGCGGTGGAGGGACTCCGCCACGGGGCGGTGGCGCTCCGACGGGCGCTGGCTCTGGAGTCCGCCTCGCTCGGGCCAGGCGACGCACGCCGTGGAGGTGACGCTGCCGGAGGCGCGCGAGGCCGAGCTGATGCTGGGCACGGACACCCGCGTCACCGCGCGCGTGGAGGGCGTCAACGTGGTGCGCTCCGGCGCGGTGATGCATCTGGACACCGCGGACCGGCGGCTGCACTGGCGCGATGACGCCCGCGGCGGACGAGGGCGCGTCGTTCCGCGTGGGGTCGACTCCGCCACCCGCACGGATTGGGCGCTGCGCGTGAAGTCCGACGCCAGCCTCAGTAACCGACAGCTCGCGCTGCTGGGCACGCGCCGCTATCGCCTGTGCTTCGACCACAAGCAGGAATCATCGGGCCTGGGCGGAGTGATGCGCGTTCACTCACCGGGCGACGAGCGGGTACAGCTCGCCTTCAACCCAGGCGTGGACTGGAAGCGGGAGTGCACGGGGGGCTTCCGGCCCAGGACGGATGACGCCACCCTCCAGTTCGGTGTGGCCTCGGGCGCGGGCTCCTACCTGGTGGACAACATCTCCATCGAGGACCTTCCGAGCTTCATCCTCGCGCCGGGGGTCGACCGGCCAGGCCTGGACCTGCGCGACTTCGACCTGCCGGCAGCGGACCCGGTCCTCTGCGAGGATGCCTGCGCGAGTGAGCCCGCCTGTGCCGCCTACACCTACGCGGCCCCGGGGTTGAGGGGTGAGGCCGCCCGGTGCCAGCTCAAGAGCGGTGTCTCCGAGGCCCGGACGCTGCGCGGGGCTCACTCGGGATATCGTCGGCCCTAG
- a CDS encoding lysophospholipid acyltransferase family protein: MKYVITVWFWLVFLTTAPILFTLGALLLLFTYPVDKDRRMLHWLVCHWCHELWLHASPGWRTRFEGKELLPSGPCVIVVNHQSAMDILAVMGLYHPYKFVAKASLFSLPLVGWMMTLLAYVPIVRGSSQAMHQLLDPCRRWLRRGMPVLIFPEGTYAKGGQRLPFKRGAFQLAVEEHVPVVPVVVEGTTELLEGDGPWLNARASMRVRVLPPLPPESLGQDPVELAERVRALYERTLSANG; this comes from the coding sequence ATGAAGTACGTCATCACCGTCTGGTTCTGGCTCGTCTTCCTGACCACCGCGCCCATCCTCTTCACACTGGGGGCGCTGCTGCTCCTGTTCACCTATCCGGTCGACAAGGACCGCCGGATGCTGCACTGGCTCGTGTGCCACTGGTGCCATGAGCTGTGGCTGCACGCGTCGCCGGGCTGGCGCACGCGCTTCGAGGGCAAGGAGCTGTTGCCCTCCGGGCCCTGCGTCATCGTGGTCAATCACCAGTCCGCCATGGACATCCTGGCGGTGATGGGGCTGTACCACCCGTACAAGTTCGTGGCGAAGGCGTCGCTGTTCTCGCTGCCGCTGGTGGGCTGGATGATGACGCTGCTCGCGTACGTGCCCATCGTCCGGGGCTCGTCGCAGGCGATGCATCAGCTCCTGGACCCGTGCCGGCGCTGGCTGCGTCGAGGCATGCCCGTGCTCATCTTCCCCGAGGGCACGTACGCGAAGGGCGGCCAGCGCCTGCCCTTCAAGCGCGGCGCGTTCCAGCTCGCGGTGGAGGAGCACGTGCCCGTGGTGCCCGTCGTCGTGGAGGGCACCACCGAGCTGCTCGAGGGCGACGGCCCGTGGCTGAATGCCCGCGCCTCCATGCGCGTGCGCGTCCTGCCGCCGCTGCCGCCCGAGTCGCTGGGACAAGACCCCGTGGAGCTGGCGGAGCGGGTGCGCGCACTGTACGAGCGCACGCTGTCCGCCAACGGCTGA